The sequence below is a genomic window from Flavobacterium lipolyticum.
TTTGGTTTTAAGGTGTTTCCCCAGGCATACAATTCGCCTGATTTTCCGCCACGGGCAGCAAATTCCCATTCAGCTTCTGTTGGCAGTCTTTTTCCGGCCCATTTGGCGTAGGCAGCGGCATCATCGTAAGAAATCTGAACAACAGGGTAGTTGCCTCTTCCTTTTATAGAACTTCCGGCTCCTTCCGGATGTCTCCAGTCAGCACCATGCACATAAGTCCACCATTGCATATAATTGTTTAAATCAATCTGAGCTGGGGTAGGAGTAAACACGGCCGATCCTGCAACGAGATTTTCCAAAGGAGCATCGGGATATTCTTCATGAGTGGGTTTTATCTCGGCTAAAGTAACATAACCTGTTGCTTTTACAAAAGCTTCAAATTGGTCGTTTGTAACTTCGGTTTTATCCATGTAAAATCCATCCACATAAACGCGGTGTATCGGGGCGGCATCTTTGGTTACTCCTTTTATACTGCACAAACTTTCGTCTTCAACATTACTTCCCATAGAGAATTCTCCACCGGGAATCCATACCATCCCCGCAGGAGCTTTACCGACAGGTTTGTTTTTGTTCTCAATTGTTGGTTTAAACAATGATTCCTCCGTTGTATTTGGAACCTCGTCACAATTCATCGCCGTTAACTTTTGTTTCGGCACTATAAGTTTTGTATAGCCGTAAGCAATTGTAATAGCAGAGAGGGTTAGAATGGCAAAGATCCAATGCGTTTTATTTTTCATGACGAATGTGTTTATCGAATAGTAGTTGCGGGTAAATTTAAGAATAAAGTTTATAAAGTAATCTTTTTAAACTCTATTTATTTTATGAAGTTAGTAGTGTTTTTTATTGTTACTTTATTAAGGTGCTGGTAGTAGTTGTAGTTCAATTTTGTAGTTGTGGTGTTTAAGAACTTCGTTTTTTTTGTTTCCAATGGTGTAGTACAATTATGAGAAAGAGGACTTTTGATTGCGGCAAAAATCATTTGAACATAGAAATATAAGGTCAAAACCCGATGTAATTTGTTTTAGCAAAAAGAAGACATTTTCAAAGTATTATAATTAAATTTGCACCCAAAAAAACAACAACACACTACTATGTATAAATTGATAATTCGCCCGATACTTTTTGGGTTTGATCCTGAAGAAGTCCATTACTTTACTTTTTCATTTGTTAAATTCATTTCAAAAATCCCCGGAGTTTCTTCAATTATAAGATCAGTTTACGAAGTAAAAGACAGTCGTCTGGAGCGTGAAGTTTTTGGAATTAAATTTAAAAACCCGGTAGGTTTGGCGGCAGGATTTGACAAAGATGCCAAGCTGTATAAAGAATTATCGGATTTCGGATTCGGATTTATCGAAATTGGGACGGTAACTCCTGTTGGACAGGAAGGAAATCCTAAAAAACGTTTATTTCGTTTAAAAGAAGATCAGGCAATTGTAAACCGAATGGGATTCAACAACGGCGGAGTTTTGGAAGCTGTAGAGCGTTTGAAAAAGAATTCAGGAGTTTTGA
It includes:
- a CDS encoding formylglycine-generating enzyme family protein, producing the protein MKNKTHWIFAILTLSAITIAYGYTKLIVPKQKLTAMNCDEVPNTTEESLFKPTIENKNKPVGKAPAGMVWIPGGEFSMGSNVEDESLCSIKGVTKDAAPIHRVYVDGFYMDKTEVTNDQFEAFVKATGYVTLAEIKPTHEEYPDAPLENLVAGSAVFTPTPAQIDLNNYMQWWTYVHGADWRHPEGAGSSIKGRGNYPVVQISYDDAAAYAKWAGKRLPTEAEWEFAARGGKSGELYAWGNTLKPKGKFQANIYQGHFPLEKGDTGEDGYIGIAPTAKFAPNSYGLYDIGGNVWEWTNDWYTADYYEIISKKDQVVKNPQGPESSYDPSEPGLPKKVQRGGSFLCTDQYCTRYMVGTRGKGDYKSPANHIGFRCVQ